A single genomic interval of Shewanella psychropiezotolerans harbors:
- a CDS encoding lactonase family protein, protein MFNQKLILAVLCLLLLACSSVTRDAYYKDLSLFDIRLDPVHVLRQGEAGVEGLDNARAAVITPDKTQLLIVSADDDSVTIFDLDKLLKPTLRQVIRSGDLSLAHLNSEMDVLAGASNLVLSGDGQYAYIVSFYGSSLLVLKRGQDNTWSFHQLLSDGLRPERIFKDERSIGELDTLGLLGAWDVAITSDPRQVFVTSYKSSSLSVFDLTDDGKAKLRQVFSSHNKSLDGDEYGLSGAVGVTVSPDGSQVFTSAFEDNSISIFTRDSSGNLVWLQTINQGEHGLDALVNPQSLLVSKDNNWLYVACSGTGSLMVFKREDSGQYLHMQTLTDTDDSSSELGSGLALVGAGSLALTSDGHHLFVTAEADGALNYFSREPNGHLVFKHSLQAGDSSEGQDKYSELTGASSVMLTPNDDFVILTSGEGNALIIYRMVKVAILEER, encoded by the coding sequence ATGTTCAATCAAAAACTGATACTCGCCGTACTATGCCTCTTGCTATTGGCATGCAGTTCCGTCACTCGTGATGCTTACTATAAAGATCTGAGCCTCTTCGACATTCGTTTGGATCCCGTGCATGTACTCAGACAGGGTGAAGCTGGGGTCGAAGGTCTAGACAATGCGCGCGCCGCCGTCATTACGCCGGATAAGACTCAGCTGTTAATCGTGAGCGCCGATGATGATTCCGTGACTATCTTCGACCTGGATAAATTGCTCAAGCCGACCCTAAGGCAAGTGATTCGAAGTGGTGATTTGAGTCTTGCACATCTAAATAGTGAAATGGATGTACTGGCCGGAGCCTCTAATTTGGTGCTTTCAGGCGATGGGCAATATGCCTATATCGTTAGCTTCTATGGCAGCTCTTTGCTTGTGCTAAAAAGAGGGCAAGATAATACTTGGTCATTTCATCAACTGCTCAGCGATGGCCTTAGACCGGAGCGAATATTTAAAGATGAGCGCTCCATTGGAGAGTTGGATACCCTTGGGTTACTTGGCGCTTGGGATGTGGCAATAACATCCGATCCCAGGCAAGTATTCGTGACTAGCTATAAGAGCAGTAGCTTGAGCGTGTTCGATCTTACCGATGATGGTAAGGCCAAGCTCAGACAGGTGTTCAGTAGTCACAACAAGTCACTCGATGGAGATGAATACGGGCTAAGTGGAGCCGTGGGAGTAACGGTATCTCCGGACGGTTCTCAGGTATTTACCTCGGCATTTGAAGATAACTCAATAAGCATTTTCACTAGAGACTCCAGCGGCAACTTGGTATGGCTACAAACCATAAATCAAGGAGAACATGGCTTAGATGCATTAGTAAACCCACAGAGTTTGCTCGTCTCTAAAGATAATAATTGGCTGTATGTAGCTTGTTCAGGCACAGGTTCGCTTATGGTTTTTAAGCGTGAGGATAGCGGGCAATATCTGCATATGCAGACGTTAACGGACACTGATGACTCTAGTTCTGAGCTTGGTTCAGGCTTAGCCTTGGTTGGAGCCGGAAGCCTGGCACTGACCTCTGACGGTCACCATCTGTTTGTTACCGCGGAGGCGGACGGTGCATTGAATTATTTCAGCAGAGAACCGAATGGTCATTTGGTTTTCAAACACAGTTTACAGGCGGGTGATTCGAGTGAGGGTCAGGATAAATACAGCGAACTAACCGGGGCTTCTTCGGTAATGCTTACCCCAAATGATGATTTCGTGATCTTGACCTCGGGTGAGGGCAACGCATTAATCATTTACCGTATGGTGAAAGTTGCGATTCTTGAAGAGCGGTAA
- the rsd gene encoding sigma D regulator: MLKQLEKAERKWGGSNTLIDHWLNNRRQLLINYCQIAGIPPYESTEKSLPTVKTVKEFCDLLVDYVSEGHFEVYDRVVTACERNGTSSKSLAQNLVPRISETTDSALDFNEKYTESVDDQILYQLDKDLSSLGHAMETRFELEDELLEVLHTKHS, encoded by the coding sequence ATGTTAAAACAACTCGAAAAAGCTGAAAGAAAATGGGGCGGCTCTAACACTCTTATCGATCATTGGCTTAATAACCGTCGCCAATTACTGATCAACTATTGCCAAATTGCCGGTATCCCGCCCTATGAATCGACTGAAAAGTCACTTCCTACCGTTAAGACAGTTAAAGAATTTTGTGACCTGTTAGTGGACTATGTCTCCGAAGGGCATTTCGAAGTTTATGATCGAGTTGTCACCGCATGTGAGAGAAATGGCACATCGAGTAAATCTCTTGCGCAGAACCTAGTCCCACGAATAAGTGAAACCACAGATTCGGCTCTAGATTTCAATGAAAAGTATACCGAATCAGTCGATGACCAAATCCTATATCAACTTGATAAAGATCTGTCATCACTGGGCCATGCAATGGAAACCCGTTTCGAATTAGAAGATGAGCTACTGGAAGTGCTGCACACTAAGCACTCATAA
- a CDS encoding TlpA family protein disulfide reductase: protein MKQLISASLLSLALFVSGCATTTDNEQIEYLTYVKVGQVVPVTQFTDIQGNKINLEESANAKLLVLFATWCPDSQRAMKALEASDLNLDPNVDIIAIGREENIAALDKFASEYEINFPLIADTDRAIYAKFANAGVPRLILLDAHNIVVKTIIAEGENPLAEVQW from the coding sequence ATGAAACAGCTCATTTCGGCTTCTTTGCTTTCATTGGCCCTCTTTGTCTCTGGTTGTGCGACAACAACTGATAATGAACAGATTGAATACCTAACCTATGTCAAAGTGGGACAAGTGGTTCCTGTGACTCAATTTACCGATATCCAAGGTAATAAGATTAATTTAGAAGAGTCAGCCAATGCCAAATTGCTGGTGCTATTTGCCACCTGGTGTCCAGATTCTCAGCGAGCCATGAAGGCGCTGGAAGCATCAGATCTCAACCTAGACCCAAATGTCGACATAATAGCCATAGGCCGCGAAGAAAACATCGCTGCATTAGACAAATTTGCCAGCGAGTATGAGATAAACTTTCCTCTTATTGCCGATACAGACAGAGCTATTTATGCCAAGTTTGCCAATGCTGGGGTCCCTAGGCTGATTCTACTCGATGCTCATAACATCGTAGTTAAGACCATAATAGCCGAAGGTGAAAACCCATTGGCCGAAGTGCAGTGGTAA
- the hemE gene encoding uroporphyrinogen decarboxylase: MAELKNDRYLRALLQQPVDRTPVWMMRQAGRYLPEYKAIRAQAGDFMSLCRDQDLACEVTLQPLRRYDLDAAILFSDILTIPDAMGLGLYFETGEGPRFQRPTDTIDAIKKLSIPDPEDELGYVMRAVSTIRRELKGEVPLIGFSGSPWTLATYMVEGGSSKTFEKIKKMAYEEPATLHMLLDKLADSVILYLNAQVANGAQSLMIFDSWGGALSHHAYREFSLRYMQKIVDGLTRHADGRQVPVTLFTKGGGLWLESMAETGCDALGLDWTVDIGDARRRVGHKVALQGNMDPSVLYASPERIHQEVDQILASYGEGAGHVFNLGHGIHQHVDPEHAGAFIKSVHELSAQYHK, from the coding sequence ATGGCAGAACTAAAGAATGATCGTTATTTACGTGCGTTATTGCAACAACCTGTCGACAGGACTCCTGTTTGGATGATGCGTCAAGCTGGCCGTTATCTGCCAGAGTATAAAGCCATCCGCGCTCAGGCCGGTGACTTCATGTCTCTTTGTCGGGATCAGGATCTAGCTTGTGAAGTGACGCTACAGCCACTACGTCGTTATGATTTAGATGCCGCTATCTTATTCTCTGATATTCTGACGATTCCAGATGCCATGGGTTTAGGTCTATATTTCGAAACTGGCGAAGGCCCACGTTTCCAGCGTCCGACCGACACTATCGATGCCATCAAGAAGCTATCCATTCCGGATCCGGAAGATGAGTTAGGTTATGTGATGCGTGCCGTAAGCACTATTCGTCGTGAGCTTAAGGGTGAAGTCCCGCTGATTGGTTTTTCTGGCTCTCCCTGGACACTTGCCACTTACATGGTTGAGGGTGGTTCAAGCAAGACGTTCGAAAAGATCAAGAAAATGGCCTACGAAGAACCAGCCACGCTGCACATGTTGTTAGATAAGCTTGCCGATTCTGTGATTCTGTATCTGAATGCACAAGTCGCTAACGGTGCTCAATCTTTGATGATTTTCGATTCTTGGGGCGGCGCACTGTCTCACCATGCCTACCGTGAATTTTCACTGCGTTATATGCAGAAGATCGTCGACGGCCTGACTCGTCATGCCGACGGTCGTCAGGTTCCTGTTACCCTGTTCACTAAAGGTGGCGGTCTATGGTTAGAGTCTATGGCTGAGACAGGTTGTGATGCACTGGGTCTGGATTGGACAGTAGATATTGGCGACGCACGCCGCCGTGTCGGTCATAAAGTCGCGCTTCAGGGCAACATGGATCCTTCGGTACTCTATGCTTCACCTGAGCGTATTCATCAGGAGGTGGATCAAATCCTTGCTAGCTACGGTGAAGGAGCCGGCCATGTATTTAACTTAGGCCATGGTATCCATCAACATGTCGATCCTGAGCATGCTGGCGCATTCATCAAGTCTGTGCATGAGCTGTCGGCTCAATACCATAAGTAA
- a CDS encoding ABC transporter substrate-binding protein: protein MDKFSRPLCLFVAVLASVSMSVCAKIGLLELDWSSQKVLTHVVGELLQAKGIEVDYVSSAADGQWYQLVYGHADVQIEVWQGSMATQFDKLVKVGKIIDAGTHMAVTREDWWYPDYIEPLCPGLPDWKALKACSALFSDGEDPQGVYISGPWVKPDRARIRALDLDFRVREMPTGDALWEVFDRLIETKQIFVIFNWTPNWVEAVYKGKFIEFPPYSKACEFDPAWGVNEKYLWDCGNPKNSWLKKAVSRYLADKSACALDIVRSFSLSNQDIALAAALVDIDNLSVEQAAKQWLYVNQARVEQWHDHASCI, encoded by the coding sequence ATGGATAAATTTAGCAGGCCCTTGTGTTTGTTTGTGGCCGTATTGGCTTCAGTGAGTATGAGTGTTTGCGCTAAAATTGGTTTGTTGGAATTAGACTGGTCCAGTCAGAAAGTGTTGACTCATGTGGTTGGTGAACTCCTTCAAGCTAAAGGCATTGAGGTGGACTATGTCTCTTCTGCTGCTGATGGTCAATGGTATCAATTGGTTTATGGCCATGCGGATGTGCAGATTGAAGTTTGGCAGGGAAGTATGGCGACTCAATTCGATAAGCTGGTCAAGGTTGGCAAGATTATCGATGCTGGAACCCACATGGCGGTAACCAGAGAGGATTGGTGGTATCCGGACTATATTGAACCATTATGCCCAGGTTTGCCCGATTGGAAGGCATTGAAAGCCTGCTCGGCTCTTTTCTCCGATGGTGAAGATCCGCAAGGAGTCTATATCTCTGGCCCTTGGGTTAAGCCAGACAGAGCCAGAATTAGAGCCTTGGATTTAGATTTTAGAGTGAGGGAGATGCCGACCGGAGATGCACTTTGGGAGGTTTTTGATCGCTTGATCGAAACAAAACAGATATTTGTCATCTTTAATTGGACGCCTAACTGGGTCGAAGCCGTTTATAAAGGTAAATTTATTGAGTTTCCCCCATATAGCAAGGCATGTGAATTTGATCCTGCATGGGGAGTTAATGAAAAATATCTCTGGGATTGTGGTAACCCTAAAAATAGTTGGCTGAAAAAGGCCGTCTCTCGATATTTGGCTGATAAGTCTGCATGTGCCTTAGATATTGTGCGGAGCTTTTCACTGTCTAACCAAGATATCGCCTTGGCTGCAGCTTTAGTGGATATAGATAACTTGAGTGTTGAGCAGGCTGCAAAACAATGGCTGTATGTTAATCAGGCAAGGGTAGAACAATGGCATGATCATGCCTCCTGTATCTGA
- a CDS encoding carbon-nitrogen hydrolase family protein, whose amino-acid sequence MPVTALLMDGIYMSRVAIVQESSIVLNRDKTIDKAVLLIQEAALSGADLVVFPEAFISGYPAWIWRLRPGMDWGTSEALHGLLLESSVNIESGDLAPLCVAAKANRVTVVCGLNERDNERSRATLYNTVVVISEEGKLVNRHRKLMPTNPERMVWGFGDGSSLKVVESPAGRLSTLLCWENYMPLARYTLYAQGVEIYIAPTYDSGDAWLGTMQHIAREGRCWVISCGVVLEHRDLPDDFPDKDNLYPDSDEWINPGDSVVVAPGGEIIAGPSEKRKAYSTPR is encoded by the coding sequence TTGCCTGTTACTGCTTTGCTGATGGATGGGATCTATATGTCTAGAGTGGCCATAGTTCAAGAGTCTTCGATCGTATTAAATCGTGATAAAACCATAGACAAAGCCGTGCTGCTTATTCAAGAGGCGGCCTTGTCAGGTGCCGACCTGGTGGTATTTCCTGAAGCCTTTATTTCCGGGTATCCTGCATGGATCTGGCGGCTGAGGCCTGGTATGGACTGGGGGACGAGTGAGGCATTGCATGGGCTATTGCTTGAAAGCTCAGTTAATATTGAGAGCGGTGATCTGGCTCCCTTGTGCGTTGCGGCCAAAGCTAATCGGGTGACTGTGGTTTGCGGTCTCAATGAGCGAGATAATGAGCGCAGCAGGGCGACCCTGTATAACACAGTAGTCGTCATTTCTGAGGAGGGCAAACTAGTCAACCGACACAGAAAACTGATGCCTACCAACCCCGAACGTATGGTGTGGGGGTTTGGCGACGGCTCGAGTCTTAAGGTGGTCGAATCACCCGCAGGCAGGCTGAGCACTTTACTCTGTTGGGAGAACTATATGCCTCTGGCAAGGTACACTCTCTATGCGCAGGGGGTTGAGATCTATATCGCTCCTACTTATGACAGCGGAGATGCCTGGTTAGGCACCATGCAACATATAGCGCGGGAGGGACGCTGTTGGGTGATCTCTTGTGGAGTGGTACTGGAACATAGGGATCTCCCCGATGATTTTCCCGATAAAGATAACTTGTATCCAGACAGTGATGAATGGATTAACCCAGGTGATTCTGTTGTTGTCGCCCCTGGCGGTGAGATTATTGCAGGCCCCTCAGAAAAGAGAAAGGCATACTCTACGCCGAGGTAG
- a CDS encoding sensor histidine kinase, translated as MKSLFSRLLLSASMIVFILIVAVWQWFQFSQDFSRNQVQQSLHQELALHMAHINPLLSQGITSDAALKEAFHDFMLLGPSFEIYTLDIQGNVIAYDANKEKIKRPQVSTQPIEAFIGGGELPIKGMDPRSLDSNKIFSAAHLQDAAGKITGYLYVIIGGEDFDMWQSLVSEHQAPRIWGGMLIGSSIFALLLFALLARYLTAPLSRLEQDLRLVETQRLADGLSLSHDYRGSIEIRQLSLHIKRLLKEISEQHLAINRQQQARHDFMLHLSHDLKTPLTSLQGYIDTWLLLPANERSSDLIEVAANSGKYIQQLLSQMLELAALENGQITPDFKETKLSLLLEELKQYFAPRAMTQKVQLDFEVDTNLSIFTDPQILMRVLSNLVDNAIRYTPSGGIISIKLIVANSSPEVQSHQRIWLSVSDNGSGMHKHELQALQQMRNKPSFKRDDILPQLGVGLAIVRQLLGLLECNIDIDSTPGEGSCFQIELQKI; from the coding sequence ATGAAGAGTTTATTTAGTCGACTGCTCTTGTCGGCGAGTATGATTGTTTTCATCTTAATAGTAGCGGTTTGGCAATGGTTTCAATTCAGCCAAGACTTTAGCCGTAATCAAGTACAGCAATCTCTGCACCAAGAGTTAGCCCTGCATATGGCGCACATCAATCCCTTACTGTCTCAAGGGATCACCTCAGATGCTGCATTAAAAGAAGCCTTTCATGACTTCATGCTTCTGGGACCAAGTTTCGAGATTTACACCTTAGACATTCAAGGCAACGTCATCGCCTATGATGCAAACAAAGAGAAAATTAAACGCCCACAGGTATCGACTCAACCCATAGAAGCCTTTATCGGAGGTGGTGAGCTACCAATTAAAGGCATGGACCCTCGTTCACTCGATAGCAATAAGATATTCTCCGCCGCCCATCTGCAAGATGCCGCAGGCAAGATCACTGGTTACCTCTACGTCATCATAGGCGGCGAAGATTTTGATATGTGGCAATCCTTGGTCAGTGAACACCAGGCGCCGCGGATCTGGGGAGGCATGCTCATAGGTTCGAGTATCTTCGCCTTACTGTTATTCGCCCTACTGGCCAGATACTTAACCGCCCCTCTATCCAGGCTTGAACAAGACCTGCGTCTGGTAGAAACCCAAAGACTCGCCGATGGCTTAAGCCTATCTCACGATTACCGGGGTAGCATAGAGATCCGTCAATTAAGCTTGCATATAAAACGCTTACTCAAGGAGATAAGTGAGCAGCACCTCGCCATCAATCGCCAGCAGCAAGCGAGGCATGATTTCATGCTGCATCTATCACATGATCTTAAGACCCCGCTGACTTCACTGCAGGGCTATATCGATACCTGGCTATTACTGCCTGCCAATGAACGCAGCAGTGACCTCATCGAAGTCGCCGCCAACTCAGGCAAATATATACAGCAACTTCTGAGTCAGATGTTGGAGCTAGCTGCACTGGAGAACGGCCAGATAACGCCTGATTTTAAAGAGACCAAGCTGAGCTTATTACTGGAAGAATTAAAGCAATACTTTGCCCCTCGTGCCATGACACAGAAGGTGCAGCTCGACTTCGAAGTAGACACGAACCTATCAATTTTCACCGATCCTCAGATATTGATGCGAGTCCTGTCTAACCTGGTCGATAATGCGATTCGTTATACGCCATCGGGTGGCATCATAAGTATCAAGTTGATCGTCGCCAACTCCAGTCCGGAAGTTCAAAGCCACCAGCGTATCTGGCTCAGCGTATCCGATAACGGCTCTGGCATGCATAAACATGAGCTGCAGGCACTGCAACAGATGCGTAATAAACCTAGCTTTAAACGTGATGATATCTTGCCTCAACTCGGAGTCGGGCTAGCGATAGTGAGACAATTGCTAGGCCTGCTCGAGTGCAATATCGATATTGATAGCACCCCGGGAGAGGGCAGCTGCTTCCAGATTGAGTTACAGAAAATTTAG
- a CDS encoding spondin domain-containing protein, which translates to MNLNHATRLLILGSMMSIPVSAADLEISITNLTHGNHFTPILITAHGDASHLFQSGEMASPALQKMAEGGDIADLAAAAMGNNEITVENPAMGLLAAGAKTSGIMLDTQTMTHLSIVAMVLPTNDAFIGLDAWEIPTAAGTYTLNLNAYDAGTEANDEIINGGGMPGTPGIPAAPGGDGGTNGTGLMDSSSNTNVHIHPGVLGDTDTAGGMSDVDSRIHRWLNPVARVVVVVK; encoded by the coding sequence ATGAATCTAAACCACGCCACTCGCCTGTTAATACTCGGCAGTATGATGAGCATTCCAGTCTCTGCCGCCGATTTAGAGATAAGCATCACCAACTTGACCCATGGCAACCACTTTACCCCTATCCTCATCACAGCCCACGGTGATGCCAGTCATCTTTTCCAATCCGGTGAGATGGCCAGTCCCGCACTGCAGAAGATGGCAGAGGGAGGAGACATTGCCGACTTAGCCGCAGCAGCGATGGGCAACAATGAGATAACGGTGGAGAATCCGGCCATGGGACTCTTGGCAGCGGGTGCTAAAACCAGCGGCATAATGCTAGATACCCAGACGATGACCCATCTGTCGATAGTCGCCATGGTGTTGCCGACAAACGATGCATTCATCGGCCTGGACGCATGGGAGATACCAACAGCAGCAGGCACCTATACACTTAACCTCAATGCTTATGATGCCGGCACCGAAGCGAATGATGAAATTATCAATGGCGGCGGCATGCCAGGTACACCGGGGATCCCGGCAGCACCAGGAGGCGATGGCGGCACTAATGGCACCGGCTTAATGGACAGCAGCAGTAATACAAACGTCCATATCCATCCGGGAGTATTAGGTGATACCGATACAGCAGGTGGCATGAGTGACGTCGATAGTCGCATCCACAGATGGCTGAACCCGGTCGCAAGAGTCGTCGTGGTCGTTAAATAA
- a CDS encoding response regulator transcription factor, producing the protein MNGTQKVFGEHYSHHILIVEDEPDLANLIKLNLNTLSYGVSHSTTLKHARETLEVKQFDLILIDRMLPDGDGIMLCQQLRESGQTVPCMMLTAKDSEADIVLGLEAGADDYLVKPFSVLELRARVKALLRRSHQIEDQQESQLDFYGITINCTTREVIAFDTTLELTAREFDLLLFMAKHPKQVFSRMQLLEAVWGYSYSGYEHTVNSHINRLRAKLSHCASTADLVKTVWGVGYKFSPPTQAMNH; encoded by the coding sequence ATGAATGGAACACAGAAGGTATTTGGTGAACACTACAGCCACCACATATTAATCGTGGAAGATGAGCCTGATCTGGCTAACTTGATCAAGCTCAATCTCAATACCTTAAGCTATGGCGTGTCCCATAGCACCACATTGAAACATGCCAGAGAAACATTAGAGGTAAAGCAATTTGATCTCATTCTCATCGATCGCATGCTTCCCGACGGAGATGGCATCATGTTGTGCCAGCAGCTCAGAGAGTCGGGCCAAACAGTGCCATGCATGATGTTGACGGCTAAAGATTCTGAGGCCGATATCGTACTCGGATTAGAAGCGGGAGCAGATGACTACTTAGTTAAACCATTCAGCGTCTTAGAATTGAGGGCTAGGGTCAAAGCCTTGCTGCGCAGGAGCCACCAGATAGAAGATCAGCAGGAATCACAGCTGGATTTTTATGGTATTACGATTAACTGTACCACACGAGAAGTGATTGCCTTCGATACCACTTTGGAGCTCACGGCCAGAGAATTTGATCTCTTGCTGTTTATGGCTAAGCATCCCAAACAAGTTTTCAGCCGCATGCAGCTGCTTGAAGCCGTGTGGGGTTACTCATATAGCGGATATGAACATACGGTCAATAGCCATATTAACCGCCTAAGAGCCAAATTATCCCATTGTGCATCGACTGCCGATCTGGTGAAAACCGTTTGGGGAGTTGGATATAAATTCTCACCACCAACCCAAGCCATGAACCATTAA
- the yjjG gene encoding pyrimidine 5'-nucleotidase translates to MKYQWILFDADETLFHFDAFKGLQLMFSKFGVDFTFNDFQIYQEVNKPLWVEYQDGNISALELQNTRFEPWAAKLAVTAQELNSGFLAAMADICSLLPGARELIDALTGRVEMGIITNGFTELQTIRLQRTGLLESFSPVVISEQVGVAKPDVAIFEHALTHMQHPPRDKVLMVGDNPHSDIQGGLNAGFDTCWLNSEGRDVPDGITPHYQVGSLTELQSLLLDNVSD, encoded by the coding sequence ATGAAGTACCAATGGATCTTATTTGATGCCGATGAAACCTTGTTTCATTTCGATGCTTTCAAAGGCTTACAGCTGATGTTCTCGAAATTTGGTGTCGACTTTACCTTCAATGATTTTCAAATATATCAAGAGGTGAATAAGCCGCTGTGGGTAGAGTATCAAGATGGTAATATCTCAGCCCTCGAGTTACAAAATACCCGCTTTGAACCTTGGGCGGCGAAATTAGCGGTCACTGCTCAAGAGCTCAATAGTGGCTTCCTGGCTGCCATGGCGGATATCTGTAGCCTGTTACCCGGTGCGAGAGAGCTGATCGATGCATTAACGGGCAGAGTCGAGATGGGGATCATCACTAATGGTTTCACCGAACTGCAGACCATACGTTTACAGCGTACAGGCTTATTAGAGAGTTTTTCTCCTGTGGTGATTTCTGAGCAAGTGGGCGTCGCAAAACCCGACGTGGCGATTTTTGAGCATGCCCTCACTCATATGCAACACCCACCGAGAGATAAGGTGTTAATGGTGGGCGATAACCCACATTCAGATATACAAGGTGGTTTGAATGCCGGTTTTGATACCTGCTGGCTAAACAGTGAAGGTCGAGATGTGCCAGACGGGATCACTCCTCACTATCAGGTGGGCTCGTTAACCGAGTTACAAAGCCTGTTGCTAGATAATGTTAGCGATTAA
- a CDS encoding spondin domain-containing protein — translation MSIIKQMTHKRLTASLVFATLFTLSACSDNDNDSMETPEPPPVPTQDYRVTVTNLTANQPMSPIALIRHQADMTAWQTGGAASLPLETLAESGDSTGFADMEGIDALVKGQGILLPGMKESIELKLSPDEVASISVLTMLVNTNDAFAGLNSVSLVDLAVNATVKFSSIAYDAGTEANSEAKGTIPGPADSGEGFNAMRDDVDRVHAHPGVISADDGLTDSVLSASHRFDNPVLTISIERLR, via the coding sequence ATGAGCATAATCAAACAAATGACCCATAAGCGACTCACAGCATCTCTGGTGTTCGCCACCCTGTTTACTCTGAGTGCATGTTCAGATAATGACAATGACTCCATGGAGACACCCGAACCGCCACCAGTTCCTACACAAGATTACCGAGTCACAGTGACCAACTTGACTGCCAATCAACCCATGTCTCCCATTGCCTTAATACGACACCAGGCAGACATGACAGCATGGCAAACAGGCGGGGCAGCGAGTCTTCCTCTGGAAACCTTAGCCGAGTCTGGTGATAGCACTGGCTTTGCCGATATGGAAGGTATCGATGCGCTCGTCAAGGGTCAGGGAATTTTACTCCCAGGAATGAAGGAGAGTATCGAGCTCAAGCTTAGCCCGGATGAGGTCGCCTCAATCTCGGTGCTAACCATGTTAGTTAATACCAATGACGCCTTCGCTGGACTAAATAGCGTGTCTCTGGTGGATCTAGCGGTTAACGCCACAGTGAAATTCAGCTCCATCGCCTACGATGCAGGCACCGAAGCCAACTCCGAAGCCAAGGGAACCATTCCCGGACCTGCGGACAGTGGAGAAGGATTTAATGCCATGCGAGACGATGTCGACAGGGTCCATGCTCATCCAGGTGTCATCAGCGCCGATGATGGATTAACCGACTCGGTATTATCTGCCTCCCATAGGTTCGATAATCCTGTTCTGACTATCTCAATCGAACGATTGAGATAA